A genomic segment from uncultured Marinifilum sp. encodes:
- a CDS encoding glycoside hydrolase family 2 TIM barrel-domain containing protein produces MVQNRSLFALVLFFVFNTYQSYSQKNSTESLASTTTKIQYLSGTDKDNTIDWDFFVSDGMNSGKWTKIGVPSCWELQGFGNYNYGHDKRNGKTIHDEHGLYKHEFFVSKDWKNKDVKIVFEGVMTDAEVKINGKLAGEIHQGAFYEFKYTITHLLKYETDNLLEVKVNKLSDNESVNYAERDADYWVFGGIYRPVYLEVSPKDNIDRLAIDAKANGSITADVFIDSKKAEKVKLELLDIKGRKLQDIKLKDIHKEKGKWRIFANANHIQSWNPELPKLYTLHVELLDKNDKLLHSRNQRIGFRTVEVLDGDGIYVNGKRIKFKGVNRHSFYPESGRTTSKALSIEHVNMMKDMNMNAVRMSHYPPDVHFLNVCDSLGLFVIDEVCTWHSPHLDTEVGEKIVKETVVRDVNHPSILLWANGNETGWNTDLDDDYAIWDIQKREVIHPWNIFKKTNTLHYFHYHAFANDGPANDKVFFPTEFLHGLYDGGHGAGLEDYWQQMWNMPSSAGGFLWDFADEAVVRTDKGGILDTDGNHAADGIVGPYGEKEASYFTIKEVWSPVYIENRFIRNDFNGIFRIENRYHYTNLGKCKMIAKWVKFDGPNGKLDYLVLSENQVNLPDLAPEMKGTFTIEKPQNWKSADALHLTATDQHGKEIFTWTYPVKVPKDLNKENITYTDKGDVKTELKNSQIHVKANDIKFIFSEKTGLLKELRKANKIIPLKDGPLILNHNDKIDTVFIESSKGKVEITTVFEEADKSPEWTTHKELSSDTIKWTIHSNGLLDLKVIMKGKKRVKAYKGITFSFLESEVDGMKCLGDGPYRVWRNRMKGTKFQVWENDYNNTVTGESGFVYPEFKGFFSSLYWAKLKGKNNNGFTVYCHSPHIYLRMLTPENPSGDPKGRVTPLFPKGDISFVKNIPGIGTKFQKPDSMGPHGNSENYFGNDDDPIVIELTFEF; encoded by the coding sequence ATGGTTCAAAATAGATCACTTTTTGCTTTGGTATTGTTTTTTGTTTTTAATACTTACCAATCCTATTCTCAGAAAAACTCGACAGAGAGTTTAGCTTCTACAACAACTAAAATTCAATATTTATCGGGCACTGATAAAGACAATACTATCGATTGGGATTTTTTTGTTTCCGATGGAATGAATAGTGGTAAGTGGACAAAAATAGGAGTTCCTTCCTGCTGGGAATTGCAAGGCTTTGGCAATTACAATTATGGGCACGATAAACGAAATGGTAAAACAATTCACGATGAACATGGACTTTATAAGCATGAGTTTTTTGTTTCTAAGGACTGGAAAAATAAAGATGTAAAAATTGTTTTTGAAGGTGTAATGACTGATGCCGAAGTAAAAATTAATGGGAAGTTGGCCGGAGAAATTCATCAAGGGGCATTTTATGAATTTAAATACACTATTACACACTTATTGAAATATGAAACTGATAATTTACTAGAAGTTAAAGTGAATAAATTATCGGATAACGAATCGGTAAATTATGCAGAACGTGATGCTGATTATTGGGTTTTTGGAGGGATTTATCGTCCGGTTTATCTTGAAGTTTCTCCAAAGGATAATATTGATCGTTTGGCAATAGATGCTAAAGCAAATGGGAGCATTACTGCCGATGTTTTTATTGATTCGAAAAAGGCTGAAAAAGTAAAATTAGAATTGCTGGATATAAAAGGAAGGAAACTCCAGGATATCAAACTTAAAGATATCCATAAAGAGAAAGGCAAATGGCGAATTTTTGCCAATGCAAATCATATTCAATCGTGGAATCCTGAATTGCCAAAACTTTATACTTTACATGTTGAGTTGTTAGATAAAAACGATAAATTATTGCATAGCAGAAATCAGCGAATTGGATTTAGAACAGTAGAAGTTTTAGATGGTGATGGTATTTATGTGAATGGCAAACGTATTAAATTTAAAGGTGTTAATCGTCACTCATTTTATCCCGAATCAGGAAGAACAACATCAAAAGCTTTAAGTATTGAGCATGTAAATATGATGAAAGATATGAATATGAATGCAGTTCGCATGTCGCACTATCCACCTGATGTTCATTTTCTTAATGTTTGCGATTCTTTGGGCTTATTCGTAATTGATGAAGTTTGCACTTGGCATTCACCTCATTTAGATACCGAAGTTGGTGAAAAAATTGTCAAAGAAACAGTAGTGCGCGATGTAAATCATCCGTCAATTTTGTTGTGGGCAAATGGTAATGAAACTGGTTGGAATACCGATTTAGATGATGATTATGCGATTTGGGATATTCAGAAAAGGGAGGTGATACATCCATGGAATATTTTTAAAAAGACAAATACACTTCACTACTTTCATTATCATGCTTTTGCCAATGATGGTCCTGCAAATGATAAGGTTTTCTTTCCAACTGAATTTTTGCATGGCTTATATGATGGAGGTCATGGTGCCGGATTGGAAGATTATTGGCAGCAGATGTGGAATATGCCAAGCAGTGCCGGAGGATTTTTATGGGATTTTGCCGATGAAGCGGTAGTTCGAACAGATAAAGGGGGAATTCTGGATACCGATGGAAATCATGCTGCGGATGGTATTGTTGGTCCTTATGGAGAAAAAGAAGCAAGCTATTTTACCATTAAAGAAGTTTGGTCGCCTGTTTATATCGAGAATCGTTTTATTCGAAATGATTTTAATGGGATTTTTAGAATTGAAAACAGATATCATTACACAAATTTAGGAAAGTGTAAAATGATTGCGAAATGGGTAAAATTTGATGGACCCAATGGCAAATTAGATTACTTAGTTTTATCAGAAAATCAAGTTAATCTTCCTGATTTAGCTCCTGAAATGAAGGGAACATTTACGATTGAAAAACCACAAAACTGGAAATCGGCAGATGCATTGCATTTAACAGCAACAGATCAACACGGAAAAGAAATATTTACATGGACTTATCCTGTGAAAGTACCGAAAGATCTTAATAAAGAGAATATTACTTACACTGATAAAGGAGATGTTAAAACAGAACTTAAGAACTCTCAGATTCATGTTAAAGCCAATGATATTAAATTTATTTTCTCAGAAAAAACAGGTTTGCTAAAAGAGCTTAGAAAAGCGAATAAAATAATTCCTTTAAAAGATGGTCCGCTTATTTTAAATCATAATGATAAAATAGATACTGTATTTATTGAATCATCTAAAGGGAAAGTCGAAATAACTACTGTGTTTGAAGAGGCTGATAAATCTCCGGAATGGACGACTCATAAAGAATTAAGTTCGGATACTATAAAATGGACGATACATTCAAATGGCCTTCTTGATCTAAAAGTGATTATGAAAGGTAAGAAACGTGTTAAAGCCTACAAAGGCATTACATTTTCATTTTTGGAGTCGGAAGTTGATGGTATGAAATGCTTGGGAGATGGTCCATACCGAGTATGGCGTAATCGTATGAAAGGAACGAAGTTTCAGGTTTGGGAAAATGATTATAACAATACGGTTACTGGAGAATCAGGTTTTGTTTATCCCGAATTTAAAGGCTTTTTCTCTAGTTTATATTGGGCAAAACTAAAAGGTAAAAACAACAATGGATTTACTGTGTATTGTCATTCACCACATATTTACCTACGTATGCTAACACCAGAAAATCCTTCAGGAGATCCGAAAGGCAGAGTTACACCCTTGTTTCCCAAGGGAGATATTTCTTTTGTGAAAAATATCCCGGGAATTGGAACAAAATTCCAGAAACCTGACAGCATGGGGCCTCATGGAAATTCTGAAAACTATTTTGGGAATGATGATGATCCGATTGTAATTGAACTTACATTTGAATTTTAA
- a CDS encoding right-handed parallel beta-helix repeat-containing protein, which produces MKRISQLLIFLMISICSFAKEFHVDCNNSSKGDGTISNPFKTIKQAANIMTKGDVCYIHKGTYYECINPVNSGSGKKPITFTKFENDIVIISATEKVSAWKKHSGNIYSASNVIMPLGDGNNVYCNHKKMQIARWPNDTDNNEYSLDAKYIDMTKGTWSMSYINNNEIPDIDWTDGIIHYLGAHSGCSWERTITGYDKDLHRIYFETLPDKWPFGTTHSPKRFENGHRGIFYLMNKLEALDAPREWYYDVKSKKLYFYAPEGNKPDKDMVEVAVRRNTAEINSNYIHFNGLNFFGGMISIKGSYNHITNCMVKHGAERLITNLKGAALADAAIQILKGHHNIIEKCVLENGTLNGIYLSRESEDNRVENCIVQYFNTIGLHAHLINSGGARNVIVKNSCYGSARDGVKVTGNDSEFAYNHVQKCLISGADGGLFYVTGRSIPKNIELHHNWFHDAYAAEHAGKKATGIYLDNNAAGYIVHHNVVWDVEWGGLHFNWNAIKNEIYNNTFWNVGPMEQAMIDCWVPIRNGQQYNVEDNILYNNISDVRPWWHSGNGPKYRVDEKEYIGSKADNDFKNNWQFTNLPFLFEKGKMFVPFEDSPLVDAGMEVKGISKGFKGNAPDLGAYELGGEYWIPGVDWKPTGFAWKAGTDYLNTGRSFKEYKITNNKL; this is translated from the coding sequence ATGAAAAGAATATCACAATTACTGATTTTTCTAATGATTTCCATTTGCTCTTTTGCAAAAGAATTTCATGTGGATTGCAACAACTCTTCAAAAGGAGATGGTACAATAAGCAATCCGTTTAAAACGATAAAACAGGCTGCCAATATTATGACCAAAGGCGATGTCTGCTATATTCACAAAGGTACTTATTACGAGTGTATTAATCCTGTAAACTCCGGATCTGGCAAAAAGCCAATTACATTTACAAAATTCGAAAATGATATTGTAATTATTTCGGCAACAGAGAAAGTTAGTGCTTGGAAGAAGCATTCGGGGAATATCTATTCAGCTTCAAATGTAATTATGCCTTTGGGTGATGGGAATAATGTGTATTGCAATCACAAGAAAATGCAGATAGCCCGATGGCCAAATGATACGGATAATAACGAATATTCGCTCGATGCCAAATATATCGATATGACCAAAGGAACATGGTCTATGTCTTATATTAATAATAACGAGATTCCTGATATTGACTGGACTGATGGAATTATTCATTATTTAGGAGCACATAGTGGTTGTAGTTGGGAGCGCACAATTACCGGTTATGATAAGGATTTACATAGAATTTATTTCGAAACTTTGCCCGATAAATGGCCTTTTGGAACAACCCATAGTCCTAAACGTTTCGAAAATGGCCATCGTGGTATTTTTTACCTGATGAATAAGCTCGAAGCACTCGATGCTCCCCGCGAATGGTACTATGATGTAAAAAGTAAGAAGCTTTATTTTTATGCTCCCGAAGGCAATAAACCAGATAAAGATATGGTAGAAGTTGCTGTACGCAGAAATACGGCAGAGATTAATTCTAATTATATCCATTTTAATGGGCTTAATTTTTTTGGGGGTATGATTAGCATAAAAGGGAGTTATAATCATATTACCAACTGCATGGTAAAACATGGAGCAGAAAGATTAATTACCAATTTAAAAGGAGCAGCTCTTGCCGATGCTGCAATTCAGATTTTAAAAGGGCATCACAATATTATCGAAAAATGTGTATTGGAAAATGGCACTTTAAATGGTATTTATTTAAGCAGAGAATCTGAAGATAATCGTGTTGAAAATTGCATCGTGCAATATTTTAATACGATTGGTTTGCATGCTCATTTGATAAATAGTGGAGGAGCTCGTAATGTGATTGTTAAGAATTCGTGTTATGGTTCTGCTCGCGATGGAGTAAAAGTTACAGGTAATGATAGTGAGTTTGCCTACAACCATGTTCAAAAGTGTTTGATATCAGGTGCTGATGGTGGTTTGTTCTATGTTACAGGAAGAAGCATTCCTAAGAACATTGAATTGCACCACAACTGGTTTCACGATGCTTATGCAGCAGAGCATGCAGGCAAAAAGGCTACCGGAATTTACCTCGATAATAACGCGGCAGGATATATAGTACACCATAATGTAGTTTGGGATGTAGAGTGGGGTGGTTTACATTTTAACTGGAATGCAATTAAAAACGAAATCTATAACAATACTTTTTGGAATGTTGGTCCAATGGAACAGGCAATGATCGATTGTTGGGTTCCTATCAGGAATGGACAGCAATACAATGTAGAAGACAATATTTTGTACAATAACATTTCTGATGTTCGACCTTGGTGGCATTCTGGAAACGGTCCAAAATATCGCGTTGATGAAAAGGAATACATAGGTTCTAAAGCAGACAACGATTTTAAAAATAACTGGCAGTTTACCAACCTTCCTTTTCTTTTTGAAAAAGGTAAGATGTTTGTTCCTTTCGAAGATTCTCCTTTGGTAGATGCGGGTATGGAAGTAAAAGGGATAAGCAAAGGTTTCAAGGGAAATGCACCTGATTTGGGAGCTTATGAATTAGGCGGAGAATATTGGATACCTGGTGTTGACTGGAAACCTACTGGATTTGCATGGAAAGCCGGAACAGATTATTTGAATACTGGAAGAAGCTTTAAAGAATATAAAATAACCAATAATAAGCTTTGA
- a CDS encoding alpha-L-fucosidase, with translation MKRKNINILVMVLCLLSAACTQVKEEKKQTKYEPNFESLSQHEAAPEWFQDAKLGMYFHWGPYSVPAYGSAWYPCNMYIKGSNVNKFHEKNFGPIEEFGYEDFIPMFTAEHFDAEEWADLFKMTGAKFAGPVAQHHDGFAMWDSEVNPWNAADMGPKRDVVGEMFKSLRKRNIKTIATLHHARNGQRNANNPEYWGKNGFNSHYPYHPDLPTATTDPKLRKLFGNWENIEDFNQYWLDQVEEVVDKYHPDILWYDSWLNMIPEQKINEMLAYHFNSGLKNKQEVVVCSKHKDIPWEYGVDDMEQGGRRDIYPLPWMTDITLGESRWSYIEGEKYKDAALVVRNMIDVWSKNGTVLLNVSPRADGVINQEQRDILKGIGDWMKVHGEAVYGTRPFHIFGYGTANASDASHDGQSAKIKYTAKDVRYTVAKDKKAMYVFFLGVPKGGKTIKMRAIGGFHRNQAPSPIKNIKLMGADIDIEWKLTPQTLLLKMPEVGYNSIATVLKLELE, from the coding sequence ATGAAACGAAAGAATATTAACATACTGGTTATGGTGCTCTGTTTGTTGTCAGCAGCCTGTACTCAAGTAAAAGAAGAAAAGAAACAAACAAAATACGAGCCCAATTTTGAATCGTTAAGTCAGCACGAGGCTGCACCAGAATGGTTTCAGGATGCCAAATTAGGAATGTATTTTCATTGGGGACCATACAGCGTTCCTGCTTACGGAAGTGCTTGGTATCCTTGTAATATGTACATAAAAGGAAGTAATGTAAATAAGTTTCACGAAAAGAATTTCGGTCCAATAGAAGAGTTTGGCTACGAGGATTTTATTCCCATGTTTACTGCAGAGCATTTTGATGCGGAAGAATGGGCAGATCTTTTTAAAATGACTGGTGCAAAATTTGCAGGTCCGGTGGCGCAACATCACGATGGTTTTGCTATGTGGGACAGTGAAGTAAATCCGTGGAATGCTGCTGATATGGGACCTAAACGAGATGTCGTAGGTGAGATGTTTAAATCATTACGTAAAAGAAATATCAAAACGATAGCTACTTTACATCATGCTCGTAATGGTCAGCGTAATGCGAATAATCCGGAGTATTGGGGTAAAAATGGTTTTAATAGCCATTACCCTTATCATCCCGATTTGCCAACGGCAACTACCGATCCAAAACTTCGCAAGCTATTTGGTAACTGGGAAAATATCGAAGATTTTAATCAGTATTGGTTAGATCAGGTGGAAGAAGTGGTGGATAAATATCATCCTGACATTTTGTGGTACGATTCGTGGTTAAATATGATTCCTGAACAAAAAATAAATGAAATGCTAGCCTATCATTTTAACAGCGGACTAAAAAATAAGCAGGAAGTAGTGGTCTGTAGCAAGCACAAGGATATTCCATGGGAGTATGGAGTAGATGATATGGAGCAGGGCGGACGCAGAGATATTTACCCATTACCCTGGATGACGGATATTACTCTTGGTGAAAGTCGCTGGAGTTATATTGAAGGCGAAAAATACAAAGATGCGGCTTTGGTGGTTCGTAATATGATTGATGTTTGGAGTAAAAATGGAACTGTATTGTTGAATGTATCTCCACGTGCTGATGGTGTGATTAATCAGGAGCAACGTGATATTCTAAAAGGAATAGGTGACTGGATGAAAGTACATGGCGAAGCAGTTTATGGAACACGTCCGTTTCATATTTTTGGCTATGGAACTGCTAATGCCTCAGATGCCTCACATGATGGACAGTCGGCAAAAATAAAATACACAGCTAAAGATGTTCGTTATACCGTAGCAAAAGATAAAAAGGCCATGTATGTATTCTTTTTAGGTGTACCCAAGGGCGGAAAAACGATTAAGATGAGAGCCATTGGTGGTTTTCATCGCAATCAAGCTCCTTCACCAATTAAAAATATTAAGTTGATGGGAGCAGACATAGATATTGAATGGAAGCTTACTCCTCAAACATTGTTGTTAAAAATGCCAGAAGTAGGGTACAATTCAATTGCTACAGTATTAAAATTGGAACTTGAATAA
- a CDS encoding family 43 glycosylhydrolase, whose protein sequence is MRTILIVLVAGLSFISCQQNSKNIASETINNEEFPFFIPTEKPNRPLSAAVERNYDAYENIRPEQTELYTQFKYTKLKGFDYNGGDGTITRRDPSKVIFENGKYYLWYTHRKSPVKPVGMARAKEATNLIPSADWDLSDIFYATSKDGFTWEEQGVAVPRPPKPQPGWRSVTTTDILKFKGKYYLYFQAFMEASGLRGDFCPVSVAWADSPDGPWHHTGKIVIPNGPEGSWDQYSIHDPYPLVHDGKIYLYYKGDFDKRKEFKPTKIRMQALAIAEDPLGPFVKHPLNPVINSGHETTLFPFREGVAAIVQRDGQEHNTIQYAKDWVNFDIASITEMLPVAGGPYVPDAFTNTNNGRGITWGISHVINADGNWNHTCLVRFDCDLSQDIDDQDMKDHHYNYSLEYLFKHGLNGKQKKRIEQQNERLRKLNL, encoded by the coding sequence ATGAGGACGATACTTATTGTTTTAGTGGCAGGTCTTTCTTTTATTTCTTGTCAACAAAATTCAAAGAACATAGCTTCGGAAACAATAAACAATGAAGAATTTCCATTTTTTATTCCAACAGAAAAACCGAATAGACCATTAAGTGCAGCGGTAGAAAGGAATTACGATGCCTATGAGAATATTCGTCCGGAGCAAACAGAATTGTATACTCAATTTAAATATACTAAACTAAAAGGCTTTGATTATAATGGAGGAGATGGCACCATAACCCGTCGCGACCCTTCAAAAGTGATTTTTGAAAATGGAAAATATTACCTTTGGTATACACATCGTAAATCTCCGGTAAAACCAGTTGGAATGGCAAGAGCAAAAGAAGCTACTAATCTTATTCCTTCTGCAGATTGGGATTTATCAGATATCTTTTATGCAACATCTAAAGATGGATTTACTTGGGAAGAGCAGGGGGTTGCTGTTCCTCGTCCGCCAAAACCACAACCAGGATGGCGCTCGGTTACTACTACTGATATTTTAAAGTTTAAAGGAAAATACTATTTGTACTTTCAGGCATTTATGGAAGCCAGTGGTTTGCGTGGCGATTTTTGCCCGGTTTCTGTTGCTTGGGCCGATTCTCCTGATGGTCCCTGGCATCATACCGGTAAAATTGTGATTCCAAACGGACCAGAAGGTTCGTGGGATCAATACTCAATTCACGATCCTTATCCTTTGGTTCATGATGGTAAAATCTATTTGTACTACAAAGGTGATTTTGATAAGCGTAAAGAATTTAAGCCTACAAAAATACGTATGCAAGCTTTGGCTATTGCCGAAGACCCTTTAGGGCCATTTGTTAAACATCCATTAAATCCAGTTATAAATTCAGGTCATGAAACTACTCTATTTCCTTTTCGTGAGGGGGTTGCAGCTATTGTCCAGCGTGATGGACAGGAACATAATACGATTCAGTATGCTAAAGATTGGGTAAACTTCGATATTGCTTCTATAACAGAAATGTTGCCTGTGGCAGGAGGACCTTATGTTCCAGATGCCTTTACAAATACCAATAATGGTCGTGGTATTACATGGGGTATTTCGCATGTAATTAATGCCGATGGGAACTGGAATCACACTTGTTTGGTTCGTTTCGATTGTGACTTAAGTCAGGATATAGATGATCAGGATATGAAGGATCATCACTATAATTACAGCTTGGAGTACTTATTTAAACATGGATTAAATGGAAAGCAGAAAAAACGCATTGAGCAACAAAATGAGCGTCTTAGAAAGTTAAATCTATAA
- a CDS encoding glycoside hydrolase family 3 N-terminal domain-containing protein, with translation MKKLKQSFLSCVSLILICTSSFIGCQSKTDQANGMQAFSNAELEAKATAIMSQMTLEEKLAQLEGIRPNDLMIDGKLSLEKCRKIIPHGIGHFCQFSSSLTKSPEELRDFVREIQHYLMTETRMKIPAIFHEEAITGFATQGATTFPQQIGMGCSWNVEQIAKNTASTRRNMRAAGATYALSPMLDLSRTAHWERIEESYGEDAYLTSALGLAFVNGLQGADISNGVAATTKHFAGYGTQNNNPKEFYEEYLMPHEVVIKKGNVKSVMPSYGKFKGEAVVTSKEMLTTILRKKLGFDGVVVSDYGAINLTFKGHKLASSSKEAAVMALNAGTDIELAKPIAFPYLAEALKEGLIKRETIDDAVKRSLIMKARLGLLNENPKIGVDGELDFDPPANRKLAYESACQSIVLLKNNGILPLKSDVKKIALVGPNAATVHGLLGDYTYQSMISFWWSKEFDPNNPKLISLNEGLHNALGDDVKIKHERGCDWSAPLESVVMKDGLGDSRLAKVKMLTIKDVPQPDLENAIKISKESDVIIAVMGENIYLCGEGRARKGIRLPGEQEAFVKKLIETGKPVILVMYGGRPQVVNEIENACAAIVQGWFPGEEGGQAIADILTGKVNPSAKLCITYPKSENKKEVNYKNGYANNEPQYPFGYGLSYTNYTYSDLQMNSSAKITDKHFTIACKIKNTGKKDGTEVVQLYVSPTHTNSSMKPIQLKGFQRVELKSGEEKTIKFLVSPEQLVQYKNEQWLIEPGKYEFKVAASCTDIRLSKTIEIKGNAKTLKNGRSVFFSKNQ, from the coding sequence ATGAAAAAACTTAAACAAAGCTTTCTTTCTTGTGTATCACTTATTTTGATATGCACCAGCAGCTTTATAGGCTGCCAAAGCAAAACCGATCAAGCTAATGGGATGCAAGCTTTTTCAAATGCAGAACTGGAAGCAAAAGCAACTGCTATAATGAGTCAAATGACTTTAGAAGAGAAACTAGCTCAATTAGAAGGAATTCGCCCAAATGATCTCATGATTGATGGCAAATTATCACTGGAAAAGTGTAGAAAAATTATTCCTCATGGAATCGGGCACTTTTGTCAGTTCTCCTCATCATTAACCAAAAGCCCGGAAGAACTAAGAGATTTTGTTCGTGAAATTCAGCATTATCTAATGACCGAAACCAGAATGAAAATCCCCGCTATTTTTCACGAAGAAGCCATTACCGGATTTGCAACTCAGGGAGCCACTACATTTCCACAACAAATTGGAATGGGTTGTTCATGGAATGTGGAGCAAATTGCTAAAAACACAGCCTCTACCAGAAGAAACATGAGAGCTGCAGGAGCAACTTATGCTCTATCTCCAATGTTAGATTTGAGCCGAACTGCACATTGGGAACGAATTGAGGAAAGCTATGGAGAAGATGCCTACCTGACTTCTGCTTTAGGTTTGGCATTTGTAAACGGATTGCAGGGTGCAGACATTAGCAATGGCGTTGCAGCAACCACAAAACACTTTGCAGGTTATGGCACTCAAAACAACAATCCTAAAGAATTTTACGAAGAATATTTAATGCCACACGAAGTTGTTATTAAAAAAGGAAATGTAAAAAGTGTGATGCCATCGTATGGCAAATTTAAAGGTGAAGCTGTAGTTACCAGCAAAGAAATGCTAACTACTATTCTACGAAAAAAATTAGGATTTGATGGCGTAGTGGTAAGTGATTATGGTGCCATTAACCTGACTTTTAAAGGACACAAGCTGGCATCCTCATCGAAAGAAGCAGCAGTTATGGCTTTAAATGCCGGAACTGATATTGAGCTGGCAAAACCAATTGCATTCCCCTATCTGGCCGAAGCCTTAAAAGAAGGATTAATTAAGCGGGAAACAATTGATGACGCCGTAAAGCGATCATTAATCATGAAAGCTCGCTTAGGATTATTAAATGAAAATCCTAAAATTGGCGTAGATGGAGAATTGGATTTTGATCCTCCAGCTAACCGTAAGTTGGCTTACGAATCTGCTTGTCAATCTATAGTATTGCTAAAAAACAATGGCATTCTACCCCTTAAAAGTGATGTAAAAAAAATTGCATTGGTTGGCCCAAATGCTGCAACGGTTCATGGTTTATTAGGCGATTACACATATCAATCGATGATCTCGTTTTGGTGGAGCAAAGAATTTGATCCAAACAATCCTAAACTCATTAGTTTAAACGAAGGCTTACACAATGCTCTTGGAGATGATGTAAAGATTAAACACGAAAGGGGATGCGATTGGAGTGCACCTTTGGAATCTGTTGTTATGAAAGATGGATTGGGTGATAGTCGTTTGGCGAAAGTGAAAATGCTAACCATTAAAGATGTGCCACAACCAGATTTGGAAAATGCAATTAAAATCTCGAAAGAAAGCGATGTGATTATCGCTGTTATGGGCGAAAACATTTATCTCTGCGGAGAAGGAAGAGCAAGAAAAGGGATTCGCTTACCCGGTGAGCAAGAGGCTTTTGTCAAGAAATTAATCGAAACTGGTAAGCCTGTTATTTTAGTGATGTATGGCGGACGTCCGCAAGTAGTTAATGAAATAGAAAATGCCTGTGCTGCAATTGTTCAGGGATGGTTCCCCGGAGAAGAAGGAGGACAAGCTATAGCTGATATTCTGACTGGTAAGGTTAATCCATCTGCTAAATTGTGTATTACTTATCCTAAATCAGAAAATAAAAAGGAAGTAAACTACAAGAATGGATATGCTAATAATGAACCTCAATATCCTTTCGGATATGGTTTATCTTACACCAATTACACCTACAGTGATTTACAGATGAATTCCAGCGCTAAAATTACTGACAAACATTTTACAATAGCCTGTAAAATTAAAAATACTGGTAAAAAAGATGGTACCGAAGTTGTCCAGTTATATGTATCTCCAACACATACAAATTCAAGTATGAAACCAATCCAATTGAAAGGTTTTCAGCGTGTAGAATTGAAATCAGGAGAAGAAAAAACGATTAAATTTCTGGTATCTCCAGAACAATTGGTTCAATATAAAAACGAACAGTGGCTTATTGAACCCGGAAAATATGAGTTTAAGGTGGCTGCATCGTGTACTGATATCCGCTTAAGCAAAACAATTGAGATAAAAGGAAATGCAAAAACCCTTAAGAATGGCCGCTCGGTATTTTTCTCCAAAAATCAATAA